The nucleotide window GGCGTCATCAATTCCCGCGGCGCGAGTAATATGCTCCGGGATCTCGGGGCAAGAAGCAGGCACCATAGCGGCATATTCCAACCAATGCGACACCGAACGCACCCCGGAAAAAGAATTCAATAACCACACATGCGAACGCATCAAGTGCGGCGGGCGCAAACCTAACTCGTGGCGAATCACCCGGAAACCCCAACGCTCAACCAGCGGCAACACTAAGCCGGCAGTCACCGACGCCAACGCCCGCGGATGCGTCGAGACATGCACAACACCATCGGCATCAAACGCCAGGGGAGTGGAATAAAAACATTCCACGATCCGATCCCTCGGGGCCTCCGGACAACCCAAAATACCCTCGGTGGCGCCCTTCTCATGAGCACGATGCATCAACACACTTAACATGTAAATATCCGGGCCCTTGACCGTGGGATTGTAGCGCTCATCCGGCACAGGATGGACACGAACAATCGCGGCATCCTCCACCACACGGTCCGGGCGATGCGTCACCACCCACTGGGTGCCCTCCAAGCTGATCTTCGGATTGCACGGGCCCGGGCCAAAAGAGCGCAGCCGACCCAGGATTGCTTGCTCGACCTCGGTAGTCCACGGCACCGACTCGAGCGCCGAATAAGTACGCAAACGTTCAAGATGCAGATCCAAACCACGAACCCTGCCATCAACCATCCGGAAAGAGGTCATCCCTAAGGAACTCACAAACCACGCACCTCGCAGAAATAACGTGCATAAAGCACACCTGTACAACACCACCGGCCGGTACCAAGTGGCACCGCGTGGACACAGACGACCGCAGCACTACCTACGGCACATACTGTTGGCCCAGCAGCGCAAACAACGGCCGGGCCTTCACAAGGACCTCATCGTATTCATCATCTGGGTCGCTCAGCCACGTTATTGCACCGCCCACGCCGTAGTGCAGACGCCGCTGACGTAGCACGACGCAGCGAATCAGCATGGACAAGTCAATGTCGTCACAGTCAATGTAGCCCATCACCCCGGAATAATAACCGCGAGGGTGCCCTTCGTATTCCCGCAGAAGATCCATAGTTTTCTGCTTTGGTGCGCCCGTCATCGAGCCGCCCGGGAAAGCAGCGAGCGCGGCGTCGATGGCGGAGACTTCCGGTCGCACGTGACCAGAAATAGTCGAAATCATCTGAGTGACCTGGGGGAGCTCGTAAATACCAAAAAGTTCCTCCACCGTGACGCTTCCCGGGGTGCACACGCGGGCGAGATCGTTGCGCATCAGGTCGACGATCATCAGGTTCTCGGCGCGATCCTTTTCGCTAGATAGCAGCTCCGCGGGGTCGCAACCGGCTGGACGTGTTCCCTTGATCGGATGGGCCGAGATCGTGCGCCCACCCCCAGTTGCTGCCTGCCCGGGGCGAACGCGGACGAAGCGCTCCGGTGATGCTGAAATGATTGACACCTCGGGGCTCGTTAACATCCCGCGCATGGGTGCCGGCACCAGCGAGCGTAGGCGCACATACAGCTCAAGCGCAGAAACATCTTCAAGCAAGATTGATGACGCAGCGGTGGTCAAGCACAACTCGTAGGAATCACCGCGGGCAATGGCCTGGCGACAACGTGAAATAGCTTCGCGATAGTCTTCGCGGCTGTCACGGAAAGAAATAGCACTGGCCTGCGGTGCTGGCGGAACATCGCCTAAAAGTTCTTCCGGTACGGCCCCCTCCCAATGCAGCTCATGCTCGGGGTGAAACCATATACTCTGCGCACTATCGGCACCGGAGTTGTCCCTGGTATGCAGCTGCGCGGCACTACTGCCATCCACCCCGCCTGTGGCCTCATACGATAGGGCGCCATACAGGGCGACATCGGTGTCCAGTGGCCCCTCCCAGCGCTCATTCCCGGCAGCGATGCGGGTGTATCCGTCGAATTCAAACCACGCAAAATACGGGTAGCGCTGCGCCCACTTCCACGGCTCTAATGCACACAGCAGGGCATTACGCACAAGGTCCACGCCCTGCACGGTCGCAATGGACTCCGGGTGAAACTGCACACCCCACTGCGGTGCATCCATCCGGCGGCAGGCCATGATCGAACCGTCGTCCGCGCGGGCCAGAACCTCCAACGCGGCGTCATTAAAATCTGTGATCTCCAAGGAGTGATAGCGCACAACCTCCATCGACTGCGGCAACCCCGCGAACATTCCTGTGCCGCAATGCGACACCTGGCTGACACGGCCATGCATGGGAAACTGCGCGGGCCCTACCGTCGCACCGGCTTCCATAGCAATCACCTGATGCCCCAAACACACCCCCACGCACGGCACACCGCTGCGCACGGCCTCGATACTCAACCGCGCGTCCTCTGGTCGGCCGGGGCCGGGGGAGAGCACAAACACGTCGGCGTTCGCAGGCAATTCGCCGTCATGGGCAACCACCTGCGGAAGAATCCCGACGGCTCGAAAAATCGCATCAGCTAAAAGATGCGAAAAAGAATCCTGGTTGTCGATCAACACAATGCGCGGCACGTAATACACCCTAAAGCACCCCTGGGCGAGTGGGACTATGCGCCAGTATTTGCCCATTGAGCGGCCTCAGTGAGATTC belongs to Corynebacterium argentoratense DSM 44202 and includes:
- a CDS encoding aminotransferase class IV — protein: MSSLGMTSFRMVDGRVRGLDLHLERLRTYSALESVPWTTEVEQAILGRLRSFGPGPCNPKISLEGTQWVVTHRPDRVVEDAAIVRVHPVPDERYNPTVKGPDIYMLSVLMHRAHEKGATEGILGCPEAPRDRIVECFYSTPLAFDADGVVHVSTHPRALASVTAGLVLPLVERWGFRVIRHELGLRPPHLMRSHVWLLNSFSGVRSVSHWLEYAAMVPASCPEIPEHITRAAGIDDAAGPAAWEQLRGVVNDYLWAQAQSVHDV
- a CDS encoding chorismate-binding protein, encoding MPRIVLIDNQDSFSHLLADAIFRAVGILPQVVAHDGELPANADVFVLSPGPGRPEDARLSIEAVRSGVPCVGVCLGHQVIAMEAGATVGPAQFPMHGRVSQVSHCGTGMFAGLPQSMEVVRYHSLEITDFNDAALEVLARADDGSIMACRRMDAPQWGVQFHPESIATVQGVDLVRNALLCALEPWKWAQRYPYFAWFEFDGYTRIAAGNERWEGPLDTDVALYGALSYEATGGVDGSSAAQLHTRDNSGADSAQSIWFHPEHELHWEGAVPEELLGDVPPAPQASAISFRDSREDYREAISRCRQAIARGDSYELCLTTAASSILLEDVSALELYVRLRSLVPAPMRGMLTSPEVSIISASPERFVRVRPGQAATGGGRTISAHPIKGTRPAGCDPAELLSSEKDRAENLMIVDLMRNDLARVCTPGSVTVEELFGIYELPQVTQMISTISGHVRPEVSAIDAALAAFPGGSMTGAPKQKTMDLLREYEGHPRGYYSGVMGYIDCDDIDLSMLIRCVVLRQRRLHYGVGGAITWLSDPDDEYDEVLVKARPLFALLGQQYVP